A genomic window from Lactobacillus sp. ESL0677 includes:
- a CDS encoding MupG family TIM beta-alpha barrel fold protein — protein sequence MTMRHIGLSIYPDHSDEKQDEQYLLLGEKYGFTRIFMSMLEAKNVAATKKKFQHIIQFGNKHGFATTLDVSPSIFKQLGISYTDLSFFKELGATAIRLDEGFDGRTEAELTFNPEHMIIELNMSNNTGYLDNVLSYQANEPFIYGCHNFYPQVGCGLEDNFFEECSKNFKKHGIHTAAFVSSQCGTHGPWDVNDGLPTREADRHLPIEVQAKSLFMTNLIDDVIIGNSYASEDELRRLSELDRYELSFDVEMLPGISPLEQKILLEDKHFRRGDSNALVARSTMPRVWHRAEANPAHDNQIQFEVGDILIGNDGFGIYKNELQVVLQPHSDERKNKIAAIKPEELPLLKYLRPWTKFKFESHQN from the coding sequence ATGACAATGCGCCACATTGGGTTATCAATTTATCCCGATCATAGTGATGAAAAACAGGACGAACAATATTTACTACTTGGTGAAAAATACGGCTTCACTCGGATTTTTATGAGTATGTTGGAAGCTAAGAATGTTGCAGCCACTAAGAAAAAGTTCCAACATATTATTCAGTTTGGTAACAAGCATGGCTTTGCTACAACCTTGGATGTCTCACCAAGTATCTTTAAGCAATTGGGGATTTCATATACCGATTTGTCGTTTTTTAAAGAATTAGGAGCTACTGCAATTAGACTTGATGAAGGGTTTGACGGCAGAACAGAGGCAGAATTAACATTTAATCCGGAACACATGATTATTGAATTAAACATGAGCAATAATACTGGGTACTTGGATAATGTCTTGAGCTACCAAGCTAATGAACCATTTATTTATGGCTGCCACAACTTTTATCCGCAAGTTGGCTGTGGGCTTGAAGATAACTTCTTTGAAGAATGTAGTAAAAACTTTAAGAAGCATGGCATTCACACTGCTGCTTTTGTTTCCAGTCAATGTGGTACACACGGACCTTGGGATGTAAATGATGGCTTGCCAACTAGAGAAGCTGACCGTCACTTACCAATTGAAGTTCAGGCTAAGTCGTTATTTATGACTAACTTAATTGACGATGTAATTATTGGTAATTCTTATGCTAGTGAGGATGAGCTGCGCCGTTTAAGTGAGCTAGATAGATATGAATTATCTTTTGATGTTGAAATGCTACCGGGAATTAGTCCATTAGAGCAAAAAATCTTGCTCGAAGACAAGCATTTTCGGCGTGGCGATAGCAACGCTTTAGTTGCTCGCTCAACCATGCCGCGTGTGTGGCACCGAGCAGAGGCTAACCCAGCTCATGATAATCAAATACAATTTGAGGTGGGCGATATTTTGATTGGCAATGACGGCTTTGGTATTTATAAAAATGAATTACAAGTCGTACTTCAACCGCATAGTGACGAACGGAAAAATAAGATTGCTGCGATTAAGCCAGAAGAATTGCCGTTACTAAAATATTTGCGGCCATGGACCAAGTTTAAATTCGAAAGTCATCAAAATTAA
- a CDS encoding ECF transporter S component: MFTRSSKWNVKSVILVALIGIIMGVIYTYGFNWAYNIIKMALVPTGFAPVTDTVFSGLWLMAAPLAMYFVPTIGSGTIGEVLASIVEMAIGGQWGAITVISGLIQGATNEIGFFPKTARYQNFSWKSVMIGAFFAGLGIFIPSYILYGWGKFNMTVQIVMFITNMISALVFEGVLVKLIANLFDRTLKPRLA; this comes from the coding sequence ATGTTCACAAGATCATCAAAATGGAATGTTAAGTCGGTAATTTTGGTCGCATTGATTGGAATTATTATGGGAGTAATTTATACTTACGGCTTTAATTGGGCCTACAACATTATTAAAATGGCACTTGTCCCTACTGGCTTTGCACCAGTAACGGACACCGTCTTTTCGGGCTTATGGTTAATGGCGGCACCACTTGCAATGTACTTTGTCCCGACAATTGGCTCTGGCACAATTGGTGAAGTTTTAGCTTCAATTGTAGAAATGGCAATTGGTGGTCAATGGGGTGCCATAACTGTTATTTCGGGCTTGATTCAAGGAGCAACGAATGAAATCGGCTTTTTCCCGAAAACCGCACGTTATCAAAACTTTTCTTGGAAGAGTGTCATGATTGGTGCTTTCTTTGCCGGACTAGGAATTTTTATTCCGTCATATATTCTTTATGGTTGGGGTAAATTTAATATGACGGTCCAAATTGTTATGTTTATTACCAATATGATTTCAGCGCTTGTCTTTGAAGGTGTACTGGTCAAATTAATCGCTAATCTATTTGATCGCACGTTAAAGCCGCGCCTTGCATAA
- a CDS encoding ECF transporter S component, with translation MFTRSSKWNIKAIILVALIGILMGIFYTYGTNGLYNLVKMLLLPTGYAPATDAFFAGLWLMAAPLAMYFVPTTGSGLVGELLASIVEMACGGQWGVTTVVSGLMQGLTNEIGFFPKKSRYQRFSWHSVLTGAFFASFGFFIPCYLMYGWYKFAVKVQIVMFFVSIISSVLFDGVLVKLITNLFDRTLRPKVE, from the coding sequence ATGTTTACAAGATCATCAAAATGGAATATCAAAGCTATTATTTTAGTCGCCCTAATTGGGATTTTGATGGGTATCTTTTATACCTATGGTACCAATGGGCTCTATAATTTGGTTAAAATGTTGCTGCTGCCAACGGGGTACGCTCCGGCAACCGACGCCTTTTTTGCAGGGTTATGGTTAATGGCGGCACCGCTTGCGATGTATTTTGTTCCGACAACTGGCTCGGGATTAGTGGGTGAATTGCTGGCTTCAATCGTAGAAATGGCTTGTGGCGGCCAGTGGGGTGTCACTACTGTGGTTTCTGGATTAATGCAGGGATTAACGAATGAAATTGGCTTTTTTCCGAAAAAATCTCGTTACCAAAGATTTTCTTGGCATAGCGTTTTGACAGGTGCATTTTTTGCTAGCTTTGGCTTTTTTATACCGTGTTATTTAATGTATGGTTGGTATAAATTTGCGGTTAAGGTGCAGATTGTCATGTTTTTTGTCAGCATCATCTCGTCAGTTTTGTTTGACGGAGTGTTGGTCAAATTAATTACTAACCTGTTTGATCGCACATTAAGGCCGAAAGTGGAATAA
- the udk gene encoding uridine kinase → MSKLEKPVVIGITGGSGSGKTTIAHKIVDQMQENEHVLIMTQDSYYKDNTGIPMSERMKINYDHPDAFDIPLLKAQINDLLNYKPIEMPVYDFKEHTRSSETIHIEPADIIILEGILVLGSEEIRDLMDIKVYVDTDDDIRFIRRLERDINERGRSIDSVISQYLSTVKPMYHQFIEPTKRYADIIVPEGGANDVAIDMLTTKVHAILRKEVTN, encoded by the coding sequence ATGTCTAAACTTGAAAAACCCGTCGTAATTGGGATTACCGGCGGCTCGGGCAGTGGAAAAACAACGATTGCCCACAAAATTGTTGACCAAATGCAGGAAAATGAACACGTCCTAATTATGACGCAGGATTCATACTACAAGGATAATACCGGTATTCCGATGAGCGAACGGATGAAGATTAATTATGACCATCCCGATGCATTCGATATTCCCTTGCTTAAGGCACAAATCAACGACTTACTTAACTACAAGCCAATTGAAATGCCAGTTTACGACTTTAAAGAACACACAAGAAGCAGTGAAACTATTCATATTGAACCTGCTGACATTATTATTCTTGAAGGAATTTTGGTTTTAGGAAGCGAAGAAATTCGGGACTTAATGGACATCAAGGTCTACGTTGATACCGACGATGACATCCGCTTCATCAGACGACTTGAACGCGACATTAATGAACGTGGCCGTTCAATTGACTCCGTAATTAGCCAATACTTAAGCACAGTTAAGCCAATGTACCACCAATTCATTGAACCAACCAAGCGTTACGCTGATATCATTGTTCCCGAAGGCGGCGCAAATGACGTTGCGATTGACATGTTAACCACTAAAGTCCACGCAATTTTACGAAAAGAAGTAACTAATTAA
- a CDS encoding sigma 54-interacting transcriptional regulator, with product MNIKAKILSLIKENNQSEGPFLSTSDLANKLNVKRNTVSHYLNQLVKENQIIKINTRPVIFVDRSNVGQDSDQPLKQEYASIAELKQGLSGSDTFKSVIGHDQSLYSQIRKLKAAASYPGRLPILINGQTGTGKSYIARKFFDYCVEKGYIAAQGKFVSFNCAEYADNPELLTSTLFGYAKGAFTGADEAHKGLFDEADNGMLFLDEVHRLDPKGQEKLFSYLDTGTVSSLGEAAEKRQVNVRLICATTEDIQSSFLSTFIRRIPVQITMPPLKERTSNEIRSLIIYFYIQHAKKIGRSLQINNQVFATLMNMDFKSNIGQLKNAVLLSVASALGEADSAGTVQVKLGDLPQDILLSEVNLDKQGMSQTQSDIVINPESKLTDFVNNRQSINYIKQTFENIFSMYEQEDFSSFQVKAFSKVNALCDYLVFKKDILDIGELPLDFIKKSLNSEIGYLQDDLRNDFNGNLIVAISYYFYFRQESCWSVSPHEGQLATEIITKMNESNYTAQVVQTVINVVSKMLNLHTDEIDNLFLTIYLSGVQRKKNSGLIHCILLAHGYSTASSIADTVNKIAGEPLLDAFDMPIDIQTEDIAQKVSNYIHVRHVTNGLILMADMGSLEKIPELLKKDLNFPVVIFNNVSTQLALFVASYVKERRPIDTIVQKMDKVIHNDYRIVYPKMVKQNVIIVCCSTGVGTANKIKEMIQESLPKDVDIKIMACSYEWLKIEDQESAIKRKYNVLVVIGTIDPKYSSVPFISLDQLVNGSKISLLQGTLKDSLSVDDLYRFNDLILKNFSIERVINSLTILDTKEVIKNIDLCIKKIDEYLDTRLPNQTIMALYVHISCMIERIIRNQVLEIEPIDFKIDKNSQDNFNYIKKALRLLEQVYNIKIPLVEVEYIYELIFKTKNNQLDYTKDDDF from the coding sequence ATGAATATTAAAGCGAAAATATTATCTTTAATTAAGGAAAATAATCAATCTGAAGGACCTTTTTTATCAACTAGTGACTTGGCAAATAAATTAAATGTTAAAAGAAATACGGTCAGCCATTATCTTAATCAATTGGTAAAAGAAAATCAGATTATTAAAATTAACACTCGGCCTGTGATTTTTGTAGATCGTTCTAATGTCGGGCAAGACAGCGATCAGCCGTTGAAGCAGGAGTATGCAAGTATTGCGGAATTGAAGCAGGGTCTTTCTGGTTCTGATACTTTTAAAAGTGTGATTGGTCATGACCAGTCACTTTATAGCCAGATTAGAAAGCTGAAGGCAGCAGCATCTTATCCTGGGAGATTGCCAATTTTAATTAATGGTCAAACAGGAACGGGTAAAAGCTACATTGCGCGAAAGTTTTTTGATTATTGTGTAGAAAAGGGATACATTGCCGCACAAGGAAAATTTGTCAGTTTTAACTGTGCAGAATACGCGGATAATCCAGAATTATTGACCAGTACATTATTTGGTTATGCCAAGGGAGCATTCACTGGTGCCGACGAAGCCCATAAAGGATTGTTTGATGAGGCCGATAATGGCATGCTGTTTTTAGATGAGGTTCACAGACTAGATCCTAAGGGTCAAGAAAAACTATTTTCTTATCTTGATACAGGAACAGTCTCCTCATTAGGTGAAGCCGCGGAAAAAAGACAGGTAAATGTGCGCTTAATTTGTGCGACTACCGAAGATATTCAGAGCAGCTTTTTATCGACCTTTATTCGCCGGATTCCAGTTCAGATTACAATGCCACCGTTGAAGGAAAGGACTTCTAACGAAATCCGTTCGTTGATAATTTACTTTTATATCCAACATGCCAAGAAAATTGGGCGAAGTTTACAAATTAATAATCAAGTCTTTGCGACGCTGATGAACATGGATTTCAAAAGTAACATTGGCCAATTGAAAAATGCCGTTTTACTGTCTGTTGCCAGTGCTTTGGGCGAAGCTGACTCAGCTGGCACAGTGCAAGTTAAACTTGGGGATCTTCCGCAAGATATTTTACTTTCTGAGGTTAATTTGGATAAGCAGGGGATGTCGCAAACGCAGAGCGATATTGTCATTAACCCGGAAAGTAAGTTAACCGATTTTGTGAATAACCGCCAAAGCATTAACTATATTAAGCAAACTTTTGAAAATATTTTTTCCATGTATGAGCAGGAGGATTTTTCCTCTTTTCAAGTTAAGGCTTTTTCTAAAGTCAATGCCTTATGTGATTACTTAGTTTTTAAAAAAGATATTTTAGATATTGGCGAATTGCCTTTGGATTTTATTAAAAAATCACTTAATAGTGAAATAGGGTACCTGCAGGACGACTTGCGCAATGACTTTAATGGCAATCTTATTGTTGCTATTTCTTATTATTTTTATTTTAGACAAGAAAGTTGCTGGTCTGTTTCACCACATGAGGGACAACTTGCAACCGAGATAATTACTAAAATGAATGAAAGTAATTATACTGCTCAGGTTGTTCAAACAGTTATTAATGTTGTAAGTAAAATGCTAAATTTGCATACTGATGAAATCGATAATCTTTTTCTGACAATCTATCTTAGTGGCGTACAGCGCAAGAAAAATTCTGGCTTGATACATTGTATTTTGCTGGCGCATGGCTATTCAACTGCTAGTAGTATCGCGGACACAGTTAACAAGATTGCTGGTGAACCGCTTTTGGATGCTTTTGATATGCCGATAGATATTCAAACAGAAGATATTGCCCAAAAGGTGTCGAATTATATTCATGTTCGACACGTAACTAATGGCTTAATCTTAATGGCAGACATGGGTTCGTTGGAAAAAATTCCAGAATTACTCAAAAAAGATTTGAACTTTCCTGTGGTTATTTTTAATAATGTTTCTACTCAATTAGCACTGTTTGTGGCAAGTTATGTTAAAGAGCGTCGGCCAATTGACACGATTGTACAGAAGATGGACAAAGTAATTCATAATGATTATCGAATTGTTTATCCCAAGATGGTTAAGCAAAATGTGATTATTGTTTGTTGCTCAACTGGTGTGGGGACGGCAAATAAGATAAAGGAAATGATTCAGGAAAGTTTGCCAAAAGACGTTGATATTAAGATTATGGCATGTTCGTATGAATGGCTAAAAATTGAGGATCAGGAAAGTGCAATTAAAAGAAAATATAATGTTTTAGTTGTGATTGGGACGATTGATCCTAAATATAGCAGCGTCCCATTTATTTCTTTAGATCAATTAGTTAATGGCTCCAAAATCAGTTTACTGCAAGGTACGTTAAAAGATAGCTTGAGTGTAGATGATTTATACAGATTTAATGATTTGATTTTGAAAAACTTCAGTATTGAGCGGGTGATTAATTCGCTAACAATATTAGATACAAAAGAAGTAATTAAAAATATTGACCTGTGTATCAAGAAAATAGATGAGTATCTGGATACAAGGTTGCCTAACCAAACAATTATGGCATTGTATGTACATATCAGCTGTATGATTGAAAGAATAATTCGCAATCAGGTTTTAGAAATTGAGCCGATAGATTTTAAGATAGATAAGAATAGTCAGGACAACTTTAACTATATCAAGAAGGCATTACGTTTACTTGAGCAAGTTTATAATATTAAGATTCCACTTGTGGAAGTCGAGTATATCTATGAATTGATTTTTAAGACTAAGAATAATCAATTAGACTATACAAAAGATGATGATTTTTGA
- a CDS encoding PTS sugar transporter subunit IIB, with protein sequence MIRLMRVDHRLLHGQVAFSWTQELGVNCILIANDDVPNNDIRKTAMKLAKPQGVKLVIKNIENSIKALQSGVTDKYKLFIVVESVADAYALATAYPKIKQINLGGTKPADGTKQISKAVNLTPDDESKLNELIEKGCEIEIRQVPNDKKVFFKDIE encoded by the coding sequence TTGATTAGACTTATGCGAGTAGATCATCGGTTATTACATGGTCAAGTTGCCTTTTCATGGACACAAGAGCTAGGTGTTAACTGCATTTTGATTGCGAATGATGATGTGCCAAACAATGATATTCGTAAGACAGCGATGAAATTAGCTAAACCACAGGGTGTCAAGCTTGTAATTAAGAATATTGAGAACTCTATCAAGGCCCTGCAAAGTGGCGTTACGGATAAGTATAAATTGTTTATTGTTGTTGAGTCAGTAGCGGATGCATATGCGTTAGCGACAGCATATCCCAAAATAAAACAAATTAATTTGGGTGGTACTAAGCCAGCTGATGGAACAAAACAAATCAGTAAGGCAGTTAATCTTACTCCAGACGATGAAAGTAAATTAAATGAACTTATTGAGAAGGGTTGTGAAATTGAAATCAGACAAGTTCCTAATGATAAAAAAGTTTTCTTCAAGGATATTGAATAG
- a CDS encoding sugar phosphate isomerase/epimerase family protein has translation MNNKISKTRLSAMNYYYRNFSLDYFLDSVSQDGLTNIELWTSPQHFWIEKDGHQDVKELKRKVAAHHLQIICLTPQQSNPNPYNLAAKDERLRKGSFGYFKNLIDSAVELNVHLVALNSGWDFYDENPAEAWDRSVAMLKKVADYAKDREVKIAIEALQPDESHLVNSIVDLKHYLKDVNKDNVGVNLDLGAMARNYETIAQYFESLGEKIIHCHFVDGNPVGHRCWGEGERNPGEDFNVFNYYGYQGYFTFEFGQSKYFLNPAETERKALRFLNPFLK, from the coding sequence ATGAACAATAAAATTAGTAAAACCCGATTATCGGCGATGAATTACTACTATCGCAACTTTTCGTTGGACTATTTTTTAGACTCAGTTAGTCAAGATGGGTTAACGAATATTGAATTATGGACTAGTCCGCAACATTTTTGGATTGAAAAAGATGGTCACCAAGATGTTAAAGAATTAAAAAGAAAAGTAGCAGCCCATCATTTACAAATTATTTGTTTGACACCGCAGCAGAGTAATCCTAATCCGTATAACTTAGCGGCCAAGGATGAAAGATTGCGCAAAGGTTCATTTGGCTATTTTAAAAATCTAATTGATAGTGCAGTAGAGTTAAATGTACATCTAGTTGCTCTTAACTCTGGCTGGGATTTTTATGATGAAAACCCTGCAGAAGCTTGGGACAGATCAGTTGCAATGCTAAAGAAGGTTGCTGACTATGCGAAGGATCGTGAAGTTAAAATTGCCATTGAAGCGTTACAACCAGATGAATCGCATCTAGTGAATTCGATTGTTGATTTAAAGCATTATCTAAAAGATGTAAATAAGGATAATGTTGGCGTCAACTTGGATTTAGGTGCCATGGCTAGAAATTATGAGACTATTGCACAATATTTTGAATCATTGGGCGAAAAAATAATTCATTGTCATTTCGTTGATGGTAATCCTGTAGGGCATCGCTGCTGGGGTGAAGGTGAGCGTAATCCCGGAGAAGACTTCAATGTATTTAATTATTATGGCTATCAAGGATATTTTACTTTTGAATTTGGTCAATCCAAGTATTTTTTAAATCCTGCGGAAACTGAACGAAAAGCATTGCGGTTTTTAAATCCGTTTTTAAAATAG
- a CDS encoding PTS sugar transporter subunit IIC: MSNVGTSLLIGLIGFMGPLDFVIGSNMLNRPIILGPLVGLVLGNLTQGIIIGASLELVFMGAISVGAYLPPDVIVGGVLGTAFAISLGKGVGAAIAIAMPIAMLSLAIGNLTSVIFPAIAHIGDRYAKQGKPGGITASLWGIGLIECTRRGILCFLGYFVGNAGMKTLLGMIPQNVIDGLQVAANMLPAIGFAILLQMIINDTVLPYFFLGFLLSAYLKVPVLGVALFGLIIVVVKLHNDKNKPAVSANGSVEEDIDDDDDF; the protein is encoded by the coding sequence ATGAGTAATGTGGGAACATCTTTATTAATAGGCCTGATAGGGTTTATGGGACCACTGGACTTTGTTATCGGGTCTAACATGCTAAACAGACCTATCATTTTGGGTCCATTAGTTGGTCTTGTTTTAGGAAATTTGACACAGGGAATAATCATTGGTGCATCTTTGGAACTAGTCTTTATGGGCGCGATTTCAGTTGGTGCCTATCTGCCGCCTGATGTTATTGTTGGTGGTGTTTTAGGAACAGCCTTTGCGATTTCTTTGGGTAAAGGTGTTGGTGCCGCAATCGCAATTGCGATGCCAATTGCCATGCTTTCGTTAGCGATTGGTAATTTAACAAGTGTCATTTTCCCAGCGATTGCACATATTGGTGATAGATATGCTAAGCAAGGTAAGCCGGGAGGAATTACGGCATCATTATGGGGAATTGGTTTAATTGAATGTACTCGTCGGGGAATATTGTGTTTCTTAGGGTACTTCGTTGGTAATGCAGGGATGAAGACATTACTAGGAATGATTCCACAAAATGTAATTGATGGCCTTCAAGTTGCAGCTAACATGTTGCCTGCTATTGGATTTGCAATTCTATTACAAATGATTATTAACGATACTGTACTACCATATTTCTTCCTTGGATTTTTATTATCGGCTTATCTAAAGGTTCCAGTACTAGGGGTTGCATTGTTCGGCTTAATCATAGTTGTTGTAAAACTGCATAACGATAAGAATAAACCAGCTGTTAGTGCTAATGGATCTGTAGAGGAGGATATTGATGATGACGATGACTTCTAA
- a CDS encoding PTS system mannose/fructose/sorbose family transporter subunit IID: MMTMTSNEKKVTDKDLRQIMWRSLTMEFGWNYERQMHLAFAYMMAPLMKKLYGDDQKEYAESLERQMEFFNCTPQFVPFIGGVVASMEEENSKEKDFDVSTISAIKTALMGPLSGIGDSLFLGTLRVLAIGIAASLSLKGNILGPILFLLIYNVPAYIVRYFGVKAGYNMGTSYLNKIQASGLMDKFKDAAGILGVMVIGAMTQNMVVVKVVAKFGTGKTATSLQSILDGILPGLLSLVVLYIFYVLNKKKVNVLWQLLGATVIGVLLTVWGVLGV, encoded by the coding sequence ATGATGACGATGACTTCTAATGAAAAAAAGGTAACTGATAAAGATTTAAGACAGATTATGTGGCGTTCACTTACCATGGAATTTGGTTGGAACTATGAGCGTCAAATGCACTTGGCCTTTGCCTATATGATGGCGCCATTAATGAAGAAATTGTATGGCGATGATCAAAAGGAATACGCTGAATCGCTGGAACGACAGATGGAATTCTTTAATTGTACGCCACAATTTGTACCATTTATTGGTGGCGTTGTGGCATCAATGGAAGAAGAAAATTCAAAAGAAAAGGATTTTGATGTTTCAACAATTAGTGCAATCAAAACTGCACTGATGGGGCCTCTATCTGGTATCGGCGATTCCTTATTCTTGGGAACCTTGAGAGTATTAGCAATTGGGATAGCAGCTTCATTGTCCTTGAAGGGCAATATTTTAGGGCCAATACTATTTTTACTAATCTATAATGTTCCCGCTTATATCGTTAGATACTTCGGTGTAAAGGCTGGCTACAATATGGGTACTAGCTACTTAAATAAAATTCAAGCTTCTGGACTGATGGATAAGTTTAAGGATGCGGCAGGGATCTTGGGAGTTATGGTTATTGGTGCCATGACGCAGAATATGGTTGTTGTAAAGGTAGTAGCTAAATTTGGTACTGGTAAAACAGCTACGTCACTTCAAAGCATCTTAGATGGTATTCTTCCAGGACTTTTATCATTAGTTGTTCTATATATCTTTTATGTGTTGAACAAGAAGAAAGTCAATGTCCTGTGGCAACTTTTAGGGGCAACCGTTATTGGCGTATTGCTAACCGTCTGGGGCGTACTTGGAGTTTAG
- a CDS encoding SIS domain-containing protein, whose product MRKFNKQELVDSMNGALKLRPQINEVIDPLYQKGISNICWLGIGGTYASAMQAVIHMKEKTALETFYQNAAEYIVTGNKRITDKTLVIISSVTGNTKEMVDAVKKLNEVGAIVLGFMDDPKAKLASMLTYCISYPENEQLKFFMVGDRLMYLNGEFPDYDEFYQEMDENFAQDIADVQEGADDFAKDFAEKHHDDAIHYFVGAGNQWGATYSYAMCYWEEQHWIRTRAVEAAEFFHGMFEIVDRDTPVTVYVGEDTQRPLSERVAKFLPQICGNYTIIDSKDYDLPGISEKYRGTLSPFVFHAINNRIDVHIEHINRHPMDIRRYYRALPY is encoded by the coding sequence ATGCGTAAATTTAACAAACAAGAATTAGTAGACAGTATGAATGGTGCTTTAAAATTAAGACCACAGATTAATGAAGTAATTGATCCATTATATCAAAAAGGCATTTCTAATATTTGTTGGTTAGGAATAGGTGGAACCTATGCTTCTGCTATGCAAGCTGTTATTCATATGAAGGAAAAGACAGCTCTGGAAACTTTTTATCAAAACGCTGCTGAGTATATCGTGACGGGTAACAAGAGAATCACTGATAAAACTCTAGTAATTATTTCTTCAGTTACTGGTAACACCAAGGAAATGGTTGATGCTGTTAAAAAATTAAATGAAGTAGGTGCAATTGTCTTAGGTTTTATGGATGACCCCAAGGCAAAATTGGCATCAATGTTAACCTATTGCATTTCTTATCCAGAAAATGAACAATTAAAATTCTTCATGGTTGGCGACCGCTTGATGTATCTCAATGGCGAATTTCCAGATTATGATGAATTTTATCAAGAAATGGATGAAAACTTTGCTCAAGATATTGCTGATGTGCAAGAAGGCGCTGATGACTTTGCTAAAGACTTTGCTGAAAAGCACCATGATGATGCAATTCATTACTTTGTTGGTGCTGGTAATCAATGGGGTGCCACTTATTCTTATGCGATGTGCTACTGGGAAGAGCAACATTGGATTAGAACTCGTGCAGTAGAAGCAGCAGAATTTTTCCATGGGATGTTTGAAATTGTTGACCGTGATACTCCAGTTACAGTTTATGTTGGTGAAGATACACAACGTCCTTTAAGTGAAAGAGTTGCAAAATTCTTACCGCAAATCTGTGGCAATTATACAATTATTGATTCCAAAGACTATGATTTGCCTGGAATTTCTGAAAAGTATCGTGGTACCTTGTCACCATTTGTTTTCCATGCAATCAATAATCGGATTGATGTTCATATTGAGCATATTAATCGTCACCCAATGGATATTCGTCGTTATTATCGCGCCTTACCATACTAA
- a CDS encoding PTS sugar transporter subunit IIA produces the protein MVEVLICTHGNSAQELLKSAEMICGEQKNCETVKFAMGESLDKLQAELDEKISLLDDTVICLTDLKGGTPFNTLVRLTQKYPQMEIVTGVNIPMLLQLFINREQMAVSELVNSIVDAGKVGVYRYQAAKPDTNDEDF, from the coding sequence ATGGTCGAAGTATTAATTTGTACCCATGGTAATTCTGCTCAAGAATTACTTAAATCAGCCGAGATGATTTGTGGTGAACAAAAGAATTGTGAGACTGTTAAATTTGCAATGGGTGAGTCGCTGGATAAATTGCAAGCAGAGCTTGATGAAAAAATCAGTTTACTAGATGATACAGTTATTTGTTTAACAGATCTAAAAGGTGGCACGCCATTTAATACCTTAGTTAGGTTAACTCAAAAATATCCACAAATGGAGATAGTCACCGGTGTAAACATTCCAATGTTGTTACAATTATTTATTAATCGTGAACAGATGGCAGTATCTGAACTGGTTAATTCAATTGTCGATGCAGGTAAGGTAGGTGTATATCGCTATCAGGCTGCTAAACCTGATACTAATGATGAAGATTTTTAA